Within Psychromonas sp. psych-6C06, the genomic segment CGACGATAGGAGTAAAACAGATCAGGCTCAGTAAACGTACAATGTTCGCTAGCACTTATTTCAGCGACTTGAAACGGCGCTAAACGCAAGCGCGCGAGCTGATGCAGATCAGCTAAATAACGGTCTTGATATACTGAAAATGCATACTTTGCTCGTGCATCATGCTGCATAAACTGCTCTCTAACTTCACTACCGACTTCAAAGGACTTTTTACCGATACACGGGCCAAGCCAGACGAGACATTCCTGAGCAGATATTTCCATTTTTTGACAAATTTGTAGTAACGATTTTTCAATAATTCCATCACATAGCCCACGCCAGCCGGCATGAATAGCGCAAACAAAACTACCTTGCTTATTTGTTATTAACACTGGTAAACAATCTGCAGTCATCACTACACAGGCTACCCCTTTATTGCTACTCCAAGCGGCATCTGCTTCAAGACATTGCTCTGTTTCAGCACTTAACTTTAGCAATAAAGTACTGTGGGTCTGATTTAACCAGCAGAGCGGGGAAGCTAACGGTAAGGCTTCATTGAATAACATACGATTCTGATCGACTAGAGAAATATCATCCCCAACATGCGCCCCCAGATTAAGACCACGATACGGTCCTTTACTAACGCCATTAATACGTGTCGTTGAAAAAGCTTTAATATGATTTGGGGCAGACCAAGCAGGAGTGATTAAGTTAAGCATGAAAGCTTCCTCAACAATACTAAGTATCAACCGACAGTAGGGAACTGCCGGCTAACGATGAAAGCTTCAGGGGGTTATTTTTCGTAAAAAATAGTATCTGCACGCAATACGGCAGCTAATTTTTCCATATCTTCTGGCACTGGCGCATGCCACTCCATCAATTCACCAGTAATCGGGTGGTAAAGACGTAACATAGTTGCATGTAATGCTTGACGCTTAAATGCACGCAGTGTTGTTGTGAGTTCTTCCGATGCACCTTTAGGGGGACGAGGGCGACCTCCGTATACAGGGTCTCCAGCTAATACATGTCCTAGGTGTGCCATGTGTACACGGATTTGGTGAGTACGTCCAGTCTCCAAACGTAAACGTAAACGTGTATGTGCGCGATACTTTTCAGCAACTCGATAATGTGTCACCGCATGCTTACCGCCAACCGTTGCAACCGCCATTTTTACACGATTAACTTTGTCACGACCAATCGCGGCTTCGACACGCCCACCAGCAGTAAAAATACCCATCGCAATGGCATCGTATTCACGCGTAATTTCACGCTCTTGTAAAGCCGCAACAAGATGAGTCTGAGCTGGAATTGTTTTAGCGATCACCATTAATCCCGTCGTGTCTTTATCAAGGCGATGCACAATACCGGCACGTGGTACCTCTGCAATTTCTGGGTAACGATATAAAAGCGCGTTTAATACCGTACCATCAGGATTACCTGCGCCAGGATGAACAACTAAACCAGCAGGTTTATTGATAACAAGAATATGCTCATCTTCAAAGACAATATCCAGTTCGATATTTTGTGCTTTAAATACAACTTCATCTTCTAGGAAGGCATTCACTTCGACTGCTTGATGGGTATACACTTTTTCACGTGGAATATTCACAACTTCCCCATCAATCTGTACCATTCCTTCTAAAATCCACTCTTTGATGCGAGTACGAGAATAGTCAGGAAATAACGACGCGAGCGCTTTATCTAAGCGGAAACCTAATTGTTGATCGGTTACTTCTGCGGTTAGGTGTAACTCTTGACTCATATTCTCTTCTCTTCTTTTTCTTTTAACGCGATGCTTGATGACGCTAATGGCGATTAATTAACTGTGATTTGCGCATTGTAATGCAATCTTGTCACATTTTGTCTTTTTTAACTTTTCTTTTTTAAGTCGATAGCAGATACTGTGCGCTTATCTACCCGATTTTCAGAAAGGCATGACAGGCATTATAACACTTATGAACAAGATCCTCAGACTATTAACAACCTCTGTTTTCATTATTTTTTTTACTGTGGGTTGCTCATCGAAAAAGAATGACGCGCCTAAAGTTGAAGATAAGCCACCAGCAGAGTTATATGCTGATGCACAAAGAGAGCTTGATGCTGCAAATTATGAGAAAGCCACTGAAGTTTTAGAGGCGCTTGATAGTCGTTATCCTTTTGGCCCTCATTCAGATCAGGTCCAACTTGACTTAATTTACGCTTATTATAAACGTGATGAAACAGCACTCGCTTTAGCGAATATCGACCGTTTTATGCGCCTTAACCCGACCCACCCGGATCTTGATTATCTCTATTATCTGCGCGGATTAACGCATATGGCCACTGACCAACAGTTTTTCCAAAATATGTTTGGTATCGATCGTTTTAACCGAGATCCAAGTCATTCATTACAAGCGTTCAAAGATTTCAACCACTTGATTAAATTTTATCCTAAAAGCAAATATGCAGTAGATGCACAGCAACGTATGGTATATATAAAAAACCGTCTAGCACGCTATGAAATTGCAATTGCAGAGTGGTATATCAGACGAGAGGCTTACGTAGCAGCCATTAACCGCAGTAAATTAGTATTGAATAATTACCCTAATACCGCGTCAGTTGAAGATGCATTGAATATTATGATTGATGCTTACGATGAGTTAGGTTTAGTGGAGCCTAAAGAGAATGCATTAGCGGTATTAAAACTAAATTATCCTAAAAGCCGTACTGTTCGAAGAAGTGAACGTTGGACACTATTTGATTAAGACAGTTTGACTAATACTTGCTGTCAGCGAGATGCTGACAGCAAAGGTGAGACAACAGTTACAATTTAAACCGCTTCATTATCTTCTTCACCGGTACGAATACGAATAACGCGCTCAACTGGCATAACAAATATTTTACCGTCACCAATTTTACCCGTTTGTGCAGTATTCATAATAGCTTCAATACAACGCTCCACGTCTTCTTGTTTAACTACTAGCTCAATCTTTACCTTAGGTAGAAAATCAACCATGTACTCGGCACCACGATATAACTCTGTATGGCCCTTTTGACGGCCAAAACCTTTTACTTCAGAGACAGTCATACCTGTGATATCGATATCAGCAAGGGCTTCACGTACATCATCCATTTTAAACGGTTTAATTATTGCTTCTATTTTTTTCATGATTCTCTCTCTTAATTGAACAATTGTTTTCTACTTTAATACGAATTGAGACAAATATACAGGCAGAAAATTAAAAACAAGATTACACTCATAGATTGTGTTTAGTGAATAAGGTTTTGATATGTACGCTGCGCGTGGTTTTACGCTTCTTGAGTTAGTTATTGTATTAATTATTAGTATGTTACTTATCACAATTGGTATTCCTGGATTTCAAACCCTCATTCAAAATAATCGTTTAACAGCGGCCGCTAGCAGTATTAAAAATAACCTTTTATTTGCACGTAACCAATCCGTCAGTTACCTCAACTATGTAACAGTTTGCCCGCTTGAAAGTAACGTGTGTACTAACAACTGGATTTCGGGAATTGATATATTTATTGATAGCAATAGAAATGGCAGCTATGACAGTGGTGAAGTGTTATTAAAGACAGGGGATAAGTTTAATAGTAATGATACCCTGGTTTTCCCAAGTAGCAGTATTACTTATACGCCAGATGGACAGATAACAGGAAGTTCAGCGATATTTAGATATTGCACCGGAGACGAACGCATTGGTGTTTCAGTGGCTTATAGTGGTCGCCCCAAAACTATCTCCGGTGAAACATTTAGTAACTGTAATTAAAAAGGGGTATTTCTTTCTAGTTTAATTGCTTCTTTATTCTTAAAGTTACTTTTATTATCTACACACTCATAAACAGTAATTATTGTTTGTTCTGTTTTGCCATCGACCATGAACACAGGTTTTCCAATTAGTTGGCTGGCAAATTGCTTACTGTTTTTCTCATTACTAACAAACTGATGCACAATATTACTGTTGTCTTCTATCTGTACATAACATTTTATCGGTATACGTAACTCATTTTTTGCAGTTGCAAAGGAGGTGATCGTAATTCCCAATAACCCTATTAGCCAATATTTAGTTTTCATTATAATCTCCCTATTTCCAGCAATTTGTACCATTTGCATTAGTCGCTTGTTTGTCTTGATCATGTGTAATTGATAGCGTTGCACAGTCACTATCAGCAGCCTGTGTATCAATCGCGGTTGCAGTTAGTGTAAAGCCAACAGCGGCAGAAACAGACCCGCTGGGCTGGATAGAGTAATAACCATTATCGGTGATAAATGGATGTGCTCCCATGCCTAAATCAGTATCTAAATTAGTAGCATAAGATCGGTGATCAAGGTAATACATCTCCTGACGATTAGCTAAATCAATAAGCGCAGATTGTGCTTCTGTGCGACGTGCTTTTTGTACATAACTTATATAACTTGGGTAAGCGATACTACTTAAAACGGCAATGATAATTACAGTTACCAACAACTCTATCAGTGTAAATCCTCTGTTTTTCATATTGTGCTCTTTATGTAAAGTTTGTTGCAACAAAGATGAGAAAATCATTGTTGCATTGTAACCTTGTCGCCTTAAGCAATAAGGCGACAAGGTTTGAAAATTAGTTTTCTTTAAAGTAACTATAGATACGGCGAGGCATCATATCGGTATTAGTATCAACCGTTCCCTTAAAAATAACTTCTTCTTTTTGAGTTTCTTCATTATAGACAACCTGTTTATCACCTTGACCTACTCCTAACAGGCGAATAACGCTTTTTTCTTGGTCATCAACACCAGCGTGAATAACTAAGGAATCAGGTACACGGGAGCCAATATCTACTTTAGCAATCGCTTCCTCTTTATCATTTTTAAAACGACGTTCACCTGTGTGTAAGTCAACAGCATATAACCAACCTAAACCTAGATCGCCGACACCACAGCCAATATTAATCGTTGAATTAGGCACAAACGAGGTAAAATAGACAGTCCCTTCTAATACAGCGCCTTGCCCTAATGATTTCTCCCCGATCCCTGTAAATGCATACTTCCATCCTTTATAAGTACTTAAGTCTGCAAACACATCTAATATTTGCGAGCCACTGTAATTACCGACTGGATCCTCTTCAATACTATAAAGGTTAGCGATATTGATTGGTGTTGGCTTTTCGGGAAAACCGGTTTCACCAAATAACGTTGGGAAAATGGCATAATCATGAACAGAAAAGTAATAATCGTTAACATCAACACTAGAGGCTGGATGGGCTCTATCACCAGAGCCAATCAAAATGCCATCATAGGCAACCTTTTCATAGGAGAAAACGTCTTGGTCACTTTTGTTCACTTTATTCTGATAGGTTCTTACAATCACAGGCGCGGTAAAGAAGCGTCTATCTTGAGTCGTTGAATCACTTGCTAAGGAAGCAAGTTTAATAGTGCTCCATTTACTCGTATCTGTGCCTGCAAGATCCATTCGCCATAGGTTACCACCGGAGTCTCCAGCATAAAGTCGATCAACATACCCGTCGCTGTCTGCATCTAATAATCCAACCTGCCCAGGAATACTATCTCGCATACAATGAACATCATCAGTGGCACAAGTTGCTCCCCCTGTAGACCAAATTTTGTTCCCTGTTAACGCATCAACAATAAACACGCCTCGCCCAGCAACATCATCACAGTTTTCTGAAGCAGAAGGTATACAACTATCTTTATTAGTGTCATAACCCGCTCCGAACGCAAGCCCAGGACCTGTTGTTGGGGTACTACCTACTTTATAGGAAAACAAACCAATACTTGGCATCGACCATGTCTGAGCTAACTCAGAAAAACCGCTTGTACTAGCATCTATTTTCCATGCCAATGACGGTGAGTCGGGGCTGGTAATATCTATTGCATAATAACTTTGCCCTCCACGGCGCATCCCTACAATGGCAATAATTTTACTCACCCCCCCATCATTTTCGATAACTTTGATAGCAATAGGTGACAAATCCATTCCATATTGATGGTCACTTGATACAGGCGCATCGCGTAAAGAGGCCCCAAAGCTCAGAAGCTCTGCAGGAATAAACGCCCAATTTTCAGTGACACTATCACCGTTATCAGTAAACATATGTAAGAATCCAGCATTAGTACCGACTAATAAACGCACCACATTAGCGCCATTTTCTGTATAGGTAATAGCAAGAGGTTTAGAATGCAAGGGATCGGCAAATATATCACTACGATAATCGACGCGAGAGTTATCGCCATTATCATCATCAACATCAACTCCTTTCAACCAACTTAATGTATCAGCTAGATCTGTTTCATCTAGGCCTAATTCACTCGCAACAGCGGCGTCTGTAGCGACAGAGTAGTAAGCCTTAAGGTTTGTAATGTTAGGTTCTTTCAAAGTAGTTGGGTTAATATTACTAAGTACTTTACGGCTAGTCACATCACCTAGCATGGCTGCAACCCCGCCTTCTGCAACGGCATTACCATCTTGATCCCCCCCCCAATAGGTAGAAGCGGAGTCCTTAATATTCCCGTCAGCATTGATAGCTGGCACACCAAGTCTATCGACTAAAACACCATCACTATTCATCGTTAATTTTTTAATATTACCCTGCCAAACTGATGTATTACTTGGCATAAACATAGAGTAATAAACTGAATCTAAACTACGCGTTCTATCGAAGTTGTTGTTAGCAATAGCGGGTGATGAAAGGCTTGATGAACTATTTAAAATATCTAAAATAGTTGCTTGAAAAGCTTTCTGCAGAGCAATTGCATCTGAAGCGGGATAATAAGCCCCCCCCCCTCTGACTGCGGTCTCACTTAATAGCTCACCAGCATCATCGTCAGCGTCTTTACCAAAACCAATCGTATAAGTAGTAATATGCTGATCGCCATTTGTTGCTTCTCCATCAATATCACTGCTATTCATCCACTCCGTTAACGTAGGCATAAAGCTATCTTGAATTTTTCCTTGCCCTGTTAACGTGCTAATTAAAGAATTAGCTGCGGCATCTTTGGTTGGCTCACCGTCGGTCATCAGGATAATATAGGCGCGCTCCTGACAATTTTTAAATGGAGAGGTATATACCCCATTATTTTCAGCAGTCATATCTCGACCAGGTAGCGCGCTATCATTATCATCTCCAAAATATACCCCTTTACCAGCGTAATAACGGTATGCTTCATACATACTTTCACATAATGGTGTCCATGTTTCTGCATTAAGAGAGTTAATTCTATCGATTAAATCCTGTGATTGTTGTGTATTACGTAACATCACTTTATCCACAATACGTGCGCCATTTTTATCACTCGCACCATCGCCATTATTTGCATTAAAAATACCTAAACCAAAATCAACGGAAGGAGTACTACTGATCAAACTGCCAATTGCCTCTTTAGCGATATCTAAACGACTTTTACTAGTACTGCCACTATTTTTATGCCAATAGATATAATTAGCCGAATACAAGGTGACTGCATCACTGCCCGAAAACACACTGTTTACAGTGGAAATATAAGGCCCATTTTTACCACTTCTCGGAAAGCCAGGATCACCAGTTGTTGCCGGATTAGTGGGATCTTCATTAGAAAAATCCTCTTTACATTCAAACAGATCACCATTATTACCAGATAATGTTTTCCAGCGTGATTTAGAAGACTTTTTGTTAGGTACCCAGCGTCGCACATTACCGTTGTACAACCCGTTGCTAGCAAGTAACGCAATAGAAGCATTACAATTATTTTTACTAGTTAAAAAATATTGGTTGCTACCAGTATCAGGGACTTCTCCCCCCTGTTTCGTCCAATAGATGCGATCGGACTTACTACCAGCCCCATAATCCTGTGTATGATCATAGGGCACAGCTACGACTTCCTCAGAGCTTCTCATGCTCCCAGAATTATCAAAAATAATCAGAACTTGAGGCCTTATTCCATTTTGCGCACTGACATCCGACACAAATAGTTCTGTGTCATCGGCAACCAATAACGAACAATAAGCAGTTAATAATGTTGCGAGCAATCGTTTCATAAACATAATATTTCTCCCTTTGCCTTTCTAAAAGTACGCTGGCAATACGCTTTAAACCTATAAATTTACTGTTAATTAATCTGAGATAATAGGTTGTTCAACCCCGATGCTCATAGCATTTTGAGCCCATTTAGCGCCCCCAGATTTTGTTCTTCCAAACTCATGTACAAAGTTAACTTGTAGATATTTACATTTGAAATTATTGCCACTTGCTTTCATGCGCCGTTTACAGTTTATTTCACCATTTAATTCAACATTACTGCTGACATCGCCATAGGAAAAAATAGTGTTCGTAGTTGCGCTAGCAAAGGATTGAGCTGTGCCTGAGCGGTGTAAAATTTCGTTGGCAGCACTGTTCAGAAGAATATTTGACTCTCCCTGTAACACGCGCGCATCAATCATCTTAAGCCCAAGAAAACTATTACTCATTACCAAAACACCAAGTACTAATAACAATGGTAAAATTAACATCGCAATAAAAAGTGCGATCCCTCTTTGTTTATGTAAGCTAGTCATTTACTAATACCACGCTATTTTGGAAAAGAATCACTGTTGAAACGAGCTCTCTTTTATAATTATCATTGGCAGCAGGAAACAAGTAATCCCCCATTTGGTAAGTATTGCCATTTGTATAACCGGCAGTTTTCTCAAGAGATTTGACCAATAAAAATATTTTTACTCCGATCACTCGGCCAGTATCCCAATCATTATTGGTCACCTGTGAAGCACCAACAAAGGAGTGCACAGAGCCATCCCGTTCGCTTGCAACCAAAGCGTCTAATGCGAACATAAATTGCATACTTTCAACACCTTCCACTAAGACTTCTTCACGAACCATTTTACTTGTTCGTAAGGTTAAGCGACGTAAACGACCAATCTCATCCTGCTTATCTAAGTAGTAGACGTGATGAATATATTCCCAAACCGGTTTGACTGCACTACTGGTTAATGCACTGGCATCACCTTGGTAAACAGTTAACGCTGAGGTATTGATATCCAAGTAAAATCGATCAGCAATATAGCTACCCTCTTGCTGGTAACCACGTACTCTTTTTAATGAAAGGTAATCACTATTAACCACTAAGCTAGTATCACTGTCGCCATCATTAATACAACTCATCGCTAAGCTACCGATGGATGCAGGCACAGAAGCTGCCCACAAAGGGCGATATTTCCCGCCATTAGGGAAAGATCCACTGGATACATTGTCTAAGCAGTCATCACTATTAGCGATAATTGCACCATTGAGATCCCACAAGCTTTTATTTTCACCAGTCGCCTGTGAAAAAAAGTACGATTGCTTGAGGTCTCGCGCTAATAGCTGCAAAGCAAACGTCGCATTTTCTTGACGTTCACCACTGCCCAGTGCTTCATTAGTTGCTCGTTGACTCGCAATAAAAACACTTAACAAACCAGCGGTTAAAAACAACGAAAGTAATATCGCAATCATCCATTCAACTAACGAATAACCTAACTGCTGGCGGATATTTTTAGGGGGTGAGATAAGACGAGGACCAATCATGATGATTTACTGATGTAAGTTTCAACACTTAGCTGACGACGATGCGCATTCGCCGTACCACAAGTATTGGTTAGATCCGTCGCCCCAGCATTCGCAGCTGCATCCTTACTTTTAACAGTTGAAAACCAACTAATGACGATCTGCACAAGCTCACCATCAGAGCCCGATGCCGGGGATACTGCTATGCAAGCATCTGCTTCAACTAGGCCATTTTCACCATTTGTGCTGGCATTAACCTCTGCACCAGTAAATTTTTGCTTCCACTCATAAAGGTCGTTGTTTTTTATATCTTCGCCACTACAATTAACAAACACCCCGCCCGACCCAATACAGTTCGGTATCGATAGGTTAGCATCTGTCAAGCTATCAATACTGTAGCTATTACCAGCACCACTTAGCCATAAACGATTAAGTTGCATACGTTCAGTAATATCGGTAATAAGGGAATTGGCGAGACTTCTTTGCTGAATTTCGATAGTAGATTTGACGGCTGTAGATTGCATGCCAGCTAAACCGAGCAAGCCGAGCGCTAAAATAAAGGCACTGATCATAATTTCAATCAGGCTAAATCCACCATGAGTGGCATTAATGTTTAAACAAGTCTTTTTCATAAATCAATCCATTGCTTAACCTTAAAAAGGTTTCCAATCAATAATTATAGTTCGTGTTGAACATTAGGAATCAATAAAAGACAAAACTGATGTGAATAGTAGGTGATCTCTTAGGGGAAAATGAGACACAAAAAAAGCCAATTTATAAAAATCATAAATTGGCTTTAAAAAAGACGACAGGCATTCTAACAAAAACCGTCGATTACAATAACTACACACTCGTAATTATTTGATTTGTTTGTAAAATAAAATCGATAAGATAATATTCACAAGGTGACTTTAATAGTCGTTAGGCTTAGTCTATCTGTCTTACTCGTAGCTCAGCAGGCACCTCAAAAACTGTATTTTCACGCACACCAGGATTTTCAATGACTAACGTCCCACCGAGTGCTTGTAACTTATCAACCACCTCTTTAACTAATACTTCAGGTGCGGAAGCACCAGCTGTAACACCAACTTTATTGACATTTTCAAACCATTCGCAATTAATATCTGATGCATTATCAATAAGGTAAGCGTTCACTCCTTCGCAACTCGCCTTTTCTCGGAGACGGTTTGAGTTAGAAGAATTGGTTGAGCCGACGACTAACACTAGATCGGTTATTTGTGCGAGATCCTTCACTGAGTCCTGACGATTTTGGGTGGCATAGCAAATATCGTCTTTACGAGGGCCTTCTATTTCCGGAAACTTTTCACGTAATGCATTGATTATGTTGGCTGTATCATCTACTGAAAGCGTCGTTTGAGAGCTATAGCATAACTTAGTCGCATCTTTTACTTGTAACTTTTCTACATCCTCAGGCGACTCAACAAGATAAATTCCCCCCTTATCATTGTCATACTGCCCCATGGTACCAACGACTTCAGGGTGCCCTTCGTGACCAATTAAAATACACTCCTGAGCACGGCGACTTGCTCGTGTTACTTCCATGTGCACTTTTGTCACTAACGGACAGGTCGCATCAAATACTTTTAACTCGCGTTTTTTCGCTTCATTACGTACTGATTGTGCTACACCATGGGCACTGAAAATAACAATATTATCATCGGGCACTTCATTGAGCTCTTCGACAAAAACCGCACCACGCGCTTTTAATCCGTCAACAACATACTGGTTATGAACCACTTCATGGCGAACATAAATAGGCGATGGAAAAAGATCTAAAGCTCGCTCAACAATTGAGATTGCACGGTGTACCCCGGCACAGAAACCACGTGGGTTTGCTAAAATAATTTGCATAATAAATACCTAGCCTAATACTTCAAGTACATCAACTTCAAAAGTCAGTATCTGACCAGCAAGTGGATGATTAAAATCAACGGTGACACTGTCCGCGATCACCTCACGAATAACACCGGGTAACTCGCTACCATCTGGTTGAGCAAAAGTAATAATTGTACCCACCTCTGCTGGGACATCGGCACTAAACTTACTTAACTCTAAATGATGGACGTTATCTGGGTTTGGCAAACCAAATGCATCTTCAGGTGCAAGGGTAAAAGTTTCAGACTGCCCCTCTGTTAAACCTAATAAACAACGCTCAAAATTAGGCGTTAGGCTACCATCCCCCATTACAAATTTTGCAGGCTTATTGTCAACCTTACTGCTGTCTACCGCAGAGCCATCGGCTAAACGGATTGAAAAGTGCATCATCACTTCACTGTCTGCAGTAATTGTTTTTGTTGAATCCGTCATTATTTATTTTCCTTTTCTTTTGCTTTATCTTTTTGCTCTTCAGGGTAGAGAAGAGAAGCAAGAATAATCATTGCGGCACCAATAAAAATAGCAATATCCGCTACATTAAAGGTTGGCCAACGATAAAAACCTAAATCAAAATCTAAAAAATCAACCACATAGCCAAACATCAATCGATCCATCACATTACCGATTGCGCCTGACAACACTAAACTAAAGGCAATATTTTCCCAACGTTTATTAACACTGTTGTTTTTCAATGAATACAGTAAATAGGCTGACACCGCAAAAGCAATACTGGTAAACAGATACTTTTGCCAGCCGCCTGCATCGCCTAAGAAACTAAAAGCAGCTCCGTAATTACGCGCATAGGTAAAATTAAAAAAAGATAATACTTCATAAGACTCATAAAGGTCGAGTGCCTGAACGGTCCAATATTTAGTTGCTTGATCTAAAATTAACAATACGGCAGTTATCCATAACCAGCGTAACCCTGACTTTTCAATTATCTCTGTCATTGCTTTCTCTTATTTTAAAGCTAAAAAAAACGCCTTAATAATGTAAGGCGTTTTATTAAGGATCGTGCTTACTTATTAAGCAAACTGGCGCTGTTCGCCATCGCCATCAACGTTA encodes:
- a CDS encoding outer membrane protein assembly factor BamD, with the protein product MNKILRLLTTSVFIIFFTVGCSSKKNDAPKVEDKPPAELYADAQRELDAANYEKATEVLEALDSRYPFGPHSDQVQLDLIYAYYKRDETALALANIDRFMRLNPTHPDLDYLYYLRGLTHMATDQQFFQNMFGIDRFNRDPSHSLQAFKDFNHLIKFYPKSKYAVDAQQRMVYIKNRLARYEIAIAEWYIRREAYVAAINRSKLVLNNYPNTASVEDALNIMIDAYDELGLVEPKENALAVLKLNYPKSRTVRRSERWTLFD
- the glnB gene encoding nitrogen regulatory protein P-II, coding for MKKIEAIIKPFKMDDVREALADIDITGMTVSEVKGFGRQKGHTELYRGAEYMVDFLPKVKIELVVKQEDVERCIEAIMNTAQTGKIGDGKIFVMPVERVIRIRTGEEDNEAV
- a CDS encoding PilC/PilY family type IV pilus protein; amino-acid sequence: MFMKRLLATLLTAYCSLLVADDTELFVSDVSAQNGIRPQVLIIFDNSGSMRSSEEVVAVPYDHTQDYGAGSKSDRIYWTKQGGEVPDTGSNQYFLTSKNNCNASIALLASNGLYNGNVRRWVPNKKSSKSRWKTLSGNNGDLFECKEDFSNEDPTNPATTGDPGFPRSGKNGPYISTVNSVFSGSDAVTLYSANYIYWHKNSGSTSKSRLDIAKEAIGSLISSTPSVDFGLGIFNANNGDGASDKNGARIVDKVMLRNTQQSQDLIDRINSLNAETWTPLCESMYEAYRYYAGKGVYFGDDNDSALPGRDMTAENNGVYTSPFKNCQERAYIILMTDGEPTKDAAANSLISTLTGQGKIQDSFMPTLTEWMNSSDIDGEATNGDQHITTYTIGFGKDADDDAGELLSETAVRGGGAYYPASDAIALQKAFQATILDILNSSSSLSSPAIANNNFDRTRSLDSVYYSMFMPSNTSVWQGNIKKLTMNSDGVLVDRLGVPAINADGNIKDSASTYWGGDQDGNAVAEGGVAAMLGDVTSRKVLSNINPTTLKEPNITNLKAYYSVATDAAVASELGLDETDLADTLSWLKGVDVDDDNGDNSRVDYRSDIFADPLHSKPLAITYTENGANVVRLLVGTNAGFLHMFTDNGDSVTENWAFIPAELLSFGASLRDAPVSSDHQYGMDLSPIAIKVIENDGGVSKIIAIVGMRRGGQSYYAIDITSPDSPSLAWKIDASTSGFSELAQTWSMPSIGLFSYKVGSTPTTGPGLAFGAGYDTNKDSCIPSASENCDDVAGRGVFIVDALTGNKIWSTGGATCATDDVHCMRDSIPGQVGLLDADSDGYVDRLYAGDSGGNLWRMDLAGTDTSKWSTIKLASLASDSTTQDRRFFTAPVIVRTYQNKVNKSDQDVFSYEKVAYDGILIGSGDRAHPASSVDVNDYYFSVHDYAIFPTLFGETGFPEKPTPINIANLYSIEEDPVGNYSGSQILDVFADLSTYKGWKYAFTGIGEKSLGQGAVLEGTVYFTSFVPNSTINIGCGVGDLGLGWLYAVDLHTGERRFKNDKEEAIAKVDIGSRVPDSLVIHAGVDDQEKSVIRLLGVGQGDKQVVYNEETQKEEVIFKGTVDTNTDMMPRRIYSYFKEN
- the rluD gene encoding 23S rRNA pseudouridine(1911/1915/1917) synthase RluD; translation: MSQELHLTAEVTDQQLGFRLDKALASLFPDYSRTRIKEWILEGMVQIDGEVVNIPREKVYTHQAVEVNAFLEDEVVFKAQNIELDIVFEDEHILVINKPAGLVVHPGAGNPDGTVLNALLYRYPEIAEVPRAGIVHRLDKDTTGLMVIAKTIPAQTHLVAALQEREITREYDAIAMGIFTAGGRVEAAIGRDKVNRVKMAVATVGGKHAVTHYRVAEKYRAHTRLRLRLETGRTHQIRVHMAHLGHVLAGDPVYGGRPRPPKGASEELTTTLRAFKRQALHATMLRLYHPITGELMEWHAPVPEDMEKLAAVLRADTIFYEK
- a CDS encoding GspH/FimT family pseudopilin, giving the protein MYAARGFTLLELVIVLIISMLLITIGIPGFQTLIQNNRLTAAASSIKNNLLFARNQSVSYLNYVTVCPLESNVCTNNWISGIDIFIDSNRNGSYDSGEVLLKTGDKFNSNDTLVFPSSSITYTPDGQITGSSAIFRYCTGDERIGVSVAYSGRPKTISGETFSNCN
- a CDS encoding type IV pilin protein, encoding MKNRGFTLIELLVTVIIIAVLSSIAYPSYISYVQKARRTEAQSALIDLANRQEMYYLDHRSYATNLDTDLGMGAHPFITDNGYYSIQPSGSVSAAVGFTLTATAIDTQAADSDCATLSITHDQDKQATNANGTNCWK
- a CDS encoding PilW family protein; this translates as MIGPRLISPPKNIRQQLGYSLVEWMIAILLSLFLTAGLLSVFIASQRATNEALGSGERQENATFALQLLARDLKQSYFFSQATGENKSLWDLNGAIIANSDDCLDNVSSGSFPNGGKYRPLWAASVPASIGSLAMSCINDGDSDTSLVVNSDYLSLKRVRGYQQEGSYIADRFYLDINTSALTVYQGDASALTSSAVKPVWEYIHHVYYLDKQDEIGRLRRLTLRTSKMVREEVLVEGVESMQFMFALDALVASERDGSVHSFVGASQVTNNDWDTGRVIGVKIFLLVKSLEKTAGYTNGNTYQMGDYLFPAANDNYKRELVSTVILFQNSVVLVND
- the pgeF gene encoding peptidoglycan editing factor PgeF gives rise to the protein MLNLITPAWSAPNHIKAFSTTRINGVSKGPYRGLNLGAHVGDDISLVDQNRMLFNEALPLASPLCWLNQTHSTLLLKLSAETEQCLEADAAWSSNKGVACVVMTADCLPVLITNKQGSFVCAIHAGWRGLCDGIIEKSLLQICQKMEISAQECLVWLGPCIGKKSFEVGSEVREQFMQHDARAKYAFSVYQDRYLADLHQLARLRLAPFQVAEISASEHCTFTEPDLFYSYRRDGKTGRMATVIYIAAES
- a CDS encoding TapY2 family type IVa secretion system protein — its product is MKTKYWLIGLLGITITSFATAKNELRIPIKCYVQIEDNSNIVHQFVSNEKNSKQFASQLIGKPVFMVDGKTEQTIITVYECVDNKSNFKNKEAIKLERNTPF